A genomic region of Aspergillus oryzae RIB40 DNA, chromosome 1 contains the following coding sequences:
- a CDS encoding DUF3602 domain-containing protein (predicted protein), producing the protein MSRYVSHGRGGAGNIFSGESHTTPKDLVTPTIKQDIYTTGRGGSGNMVVNDPQRPEIARESQDVEAPPLRVEEAPHHTGRGGAANAYIPSPEEEKKAREEEEEQLRRIRTASRDRLKDAERAAEKRSESSSS; encoded by the exons ATGAGTCGCTACGTATCTCACGGCCGCGGAGGCGCAG GCAATATCTTCTCCGGCGAAAGCCATACCACGCCGAAAGATCTCGTCACACCCACGATCAAACAAGACATTTATACCACCGGTCGCGGCGGCTCAGGAAATATGGTCGTAAACGATCCCCAGCGCCCAGAGATTGCGCGCGAGAGTCAGGACGTAGAAGCGCCGCCATTGCGTGTCGAGGAGGCTCCCCATCACACTGGACGGG GTGGCGCCGCAAATGCGTATATTCCATCCcccgaagaagagaagaaggctcgtgaggaagaggaggaacaATTGCGCCGAATTCGCACTGCGTCTAGAGACCGACTGAAGGATGCCGAGCGTGCTGCCGAAAAGCGCAGCGAGTCATCGTCGAGTTGA
- a CDS encoding uncharacterized protein (predicted protein) encodes MVSAGIPSSSHLAPLSTVHEGRIWSLQVVQQPIRARMCGFGDKVSSIKDAQTEKEIDINEIDTSFYVLMVDLWNAEGTNEVNLVKHSATSPSISTAMSSSYPPPPQTLSPTYAQYPQNAYGQPVPYPQMNSYYPGNPQLQYQNPYGASPQTSYYQPYYPTGGHMPQANISPAQPVSTGPGGMFTRNLIGSLSASAFRLTDPDNKIGVWFILQDLSVRTEGVFRLKMSFVNVGTQSSDSPNGGVSVINHGSAPVLASVFSEPFQVFSAKKFPGVIESTTLSKCFALQGIKIPIRKDGVKGSRGRNNDDDDGDDYD; translated from the exons ATGGTCTCCGCAGGCATTCCGTCATCCAGCCACCTAGCGCCGCTCTCGACTGTCCATGAGGGTCGCATTTGGTCTCTACAAGTTGTGCAGCAACCAATTCGAGCCCGAATGTGCGGCTTCGGCGACAAGGTTAGTTCCA TTAAGGATGCTCAAACCGAAAAGGAAATCGACATCAA TGAAATTGATACTTCTTTTTACGTTCTCATGGTAGACTTGTGGAACGCAGAGGGGACTAATGAGGTGAATTTGGTCAAGCATTCAGCAACCTCTCCGTCGATATCCACGGCTATGTCCTCTTCATACCCGCCACCGCCGCAGACCCTGTCCCCTACCTATGCGCAATACCCACAGAACGCCTACGGTCAGCCGGTCCCCTATCCGCAAATGAATAGCTATTACCCCGGAAACCCTCAGCTACAGTATCAAAACCCTTACGGCGCCAGTCCCCAGACCTCTTACTATCAACCATACTACCCGACAGGCGGCCATATGCCACAAGCCAATATTTCCCCTGCGCAACCGGTTAGCACGGGCCCTGGTGGCATGTTCACGCGCAACCTCATCGGAAGTCTCAGTGCCAGTGCCTTCCGTCTGACCGATCCTGATAACAAAATCGGGGTATGGTTCATCTTACAAGATCTGAGTGTACGGACTGAAGGGGTTTTCCG CCTTAAAATGAGCTTTGTCAACGTGGGTACTCAATCCAGTGATTCTCCTAATGGAGGAGTATCTGTTATCAATCACGGTTCCGCACCCGTCCTAGCGTCCGTCTTCTCCGAGCCATTTCAAGTCTTCTCCGCCAAGAAATTTCCCGGAGTGATCGAGAGCACGACGCTCAGTAAATGCTTCGCTTTGCAAGGCATTAAAATTCCCATCCGCAAAGATGGCGTGAAGGGCTCACGCGGCCGGAAcaacgatgacgacgatgggGACGATTACGATTAA
- a CDS encoding uncharacterized protein (predicted protein): MPARRNHKGSSRIDCGECKCQRAGGSSQYPHFLVLSRYMCSRTQAHLYTSSASSYTEASSPTASRCLASQYRIMMEDIDPVSAPKELNMEELELMIQWCTETYRSISRDDTVEWVWRVAVPREAMRHPFLMHGILALSALHLTFNSSGTTKENHLMIARSYRSQARVGLEKVKGKLNDSNSNAVFALYHILIVSAFALPLIIEPHEDQTALDELCEVFRFTKALGDSIPAIIDRVKIGEMKELIESSDPPPRMPDTSRLAIMALLRMNAALTRQNPEHESDVYNPAIKYLGESLDKLARGGEIMVVAFQWIFQIPPRFVDLLRERQPFALTVLGHFAVILHSLREHWWMGEWGARLIRQIGQHLDTESKQSLNWVLDATGCYIPPR; this comes from the exons ATGCCTGCACGGCGAAATCACAAAGGATCATCTCGGATTGACTGTGGTGAATGCAAGTGTCAACGGGCTGGG GGCAGCTCCCAGTATCCTCACTTTCTTGTCCTATCTCGGTACATGTGCTCGAGGACCCAGGCTCATCTATATACATCGTCCGCCTCATCTTACACTGAAGCATCGTCACCAACTGCCAGCCGTTGTCTTGCCTCTCAATACAGAATCATGATGGAAGACATCGATCCTGTCTCTGCGCCTAAAGAGCTTAATATGGAAGAGTTAGAGCTTATGATCCAATGGTGTACAGAAACTTATCGCTCTATCTCCCGGGACGACACGGTCGAATGGGTCTGGCGTGTCGCCGTGCCTCGAGAGGCGATGCGTCACCCCTTCCTAATGCATGGTATTCTCGCATTGTCGGCACTCCACCTCACATTCAATAGCAGCGGTACTACAAAGGAAAACCACTTGATGATAGCACGGTCTTACCGGAGCCAGGCCCGGGTCGgcctggagaaggtgaagggtAAACTGAACGACTCCAACTCAAACGCAGTGTTTGCTCTCTACCATATATTAATCGTGTCTGCATTCGCTCTTCCTCTCATAATAGAACCGCATGAAGATCAAACGGCGTTAGACGAGCTTTGCGAAGTATTCCGGTTTACCAAAGCCTTGGGGGATTCCATACCAGCGATCATCGACCGGGTCAAGATAGGGGAAATGAAGGAATTAATTGAATCCAGCGATCCGCCACCGCGCATGCCCGACACGTCACGGCTCGCTATAATGGCGCTTCTCAGAATGAACGCGGCCTTGACCCGGCAGAACCCAGAGCATGAGAGTGATGTTTATAACCCCGCCATTAAGTACTTGGGAGAGTCGCTGGACAAGCTTGCAAGAGGTGGAGAGATTATGGTTGTCGCATTTCAGTGGATCTTTCAGATTCCCCCGCGATTCGTTGACTTGCTTAGAGAACGACAACCGTTCGCTCTGACTGTCCTCGGTCATTTTGCTGTGATTCTTCACTCCTTAAGAGAACATTGGTGGATGGGTGAATGGGGAGCCAGACTGATTAGGCAAATTGGTCAACACCTTGATACGGAATCGAAACAGTCTCTGAACTGGGTTCTCGATGCTACGGGCTGCTATATTCCTCCGCGGTGA
- a CDS encoding uncharacterized protein (predicted protein), whose translation MCFDVLRNIISDISAIILLLGSLFLNLLALPGAFWRTLYDWNQSIRGGIRYFLVPRLNANGDIYNPPAINRSHNESRRRRRRLVNGTRNETAGDRSPFVVTHYDNDDSHDSEQTVDETLAADVDELIAAERQRAAERQREERGQRAEQGLQEQGPHQPGPQQSGQQQSGQQQPESHGHELQQLEPQQQSSELPPREPMPRERVAPQQGSEEPGQ comes from the exons ATGTGCTTCGACGTTCTTAGGAATATTATATCCGACATCTCCGCCATAATTTTACTACTAGGTTCACTCTTCCTGAACCTCCTCGCATTACCGGGTGCATTCTGGCGGACGCTATACGACTGGAATCAGAGCATCCGAGGAGGCATTCGATATTTCCTAGTGCCCAGACTGAATGCTAACGGCGATATCTACAACCCTCCTGCCATTAACCGCTCGCACAATGAGTCGAGGCGTCGGAGAAGACGACTAGTTAATGGGACCCGGAATGAGACCGCTGGGGACAGAAGTCCGTTCGTGGTTACTCACTATGACAATGATGACTCGCATGATTCTGAGCAAACTGTGGATGAGACTCTGGCagccgatgttgatgagctgaTCGCAGCCGAACGACAGCGAGCAGCGGAAAGACAGCGAGAAGAGCGGGGACAGCGAGCGGAGCAAGGGCTACAAGAGCAAGGACCTCACCAGCCTGGGCCGCAACAGTCCGGGCAGCAACAGTCAGGGCAACAGCAACCAGAGTCCCACGGGCATGAGCTACAACAGCTAGAACCACAACAGCAGTCATCAGAGCTTCCACCACGTGAACCAATGCCGCGTGAGAGAGTTGCACCGCAGCAAGGCTCAGAAGAACCTG GACAATAA